A genome region from Halorussus pelagicus includes the following:
- a CDS encoding ABC transporter permease codes for MSMGRFLLKRSAQGILVVWGVVTVVFGLRYVTPGNPITFVAPLDASQELRQQIATELGLNRPFYVQYFDYLLNLLQGDMGYSYIRGVEASGLIFARLPATLELAVAASIVAVVISIPLGVISATRRHEPADYAATSFSLVGISTPNFWLGIMLVLILSVQFSLFPTSRRGIGLYPALTMLVTQFQVSGLITWLNHITLPAITLGTYFTALITRLTRSGMLDELGKPYVRSSRAKGLPETLVRYKHALRNTLIPVITVLGLQLGTLIGGAVITEAVFAWPGLGTLLINAINARDWPLIQGSLIVIGMGFVVINIFVDALYAYINPQVVH; via the coding sequence GTCGTAACGGTGGTGTTCGGACTGCGATACGTGACGCCGGGCAACCCGATTACGTTCGTCGCGCCGCTGGACGCAAGCCAAGAGTTACGCCAACAGATAGCCACGGAATTAGGTCTGAACAGACCCTTCTACGTCCAGTATTTCGACTACCTCCTCAACCTGTTACAGGGCGACATGGGCTACTCCTACATTCGGGGCGTCGAGGCAAGCGGTCTCATCTTCGCTCGCCTCCCGGCTACCCTCGAACTGGCGGTCGCCGCGAGCATCGTCGCCGTGGTAATCTCGATTCCGCTCGGCGTTATCTCGGCCACGAGGCGACACGAACCCGCCGACTACGCCGCGACCAGTTTCTCGCTCGTCGGCATCTCGACGCCGAACTTCTGGCTCGGCATCATGCTGGTGCTGATTCTGTCGGTCCAGTTCAGCCTGTTCCCGACGAGTCGCCGGGGTATCGGTCTCTACCCGGCGCTGACGATGCTGGTGACGCAGTTTCAGGTCTCGGGACTGATAACGTGGCTCAACCACATCACGCTCCCGGCGATTACGCTCGGTACCTACTTCACCGCGCTCATCACGCGACTGACTCGGAGCGGGATGCTCGACGAACTCGGCAAGCCCTACGTCCGCTCGTCGCGGGCGAAGGGACTGCCCGAGACGTTGGTTCGGTACAAGCACGCGCTCCGGAACACGCTGATTCCGGTCATCACCGTGCTTGGACTCCAACTCGGGACGCTCATCGGCGGCGCGGTCATCACCGAGGCCGTCTTCGCGTGGCCCGGACTGGGAACCCTGCTCATCAACGCCATCAACGCCCGCGACTGGCCGCTGATTCAGGGGTCGCTCATCGTCATCGGAATGGGATTCGTCGTCATCAACATCTTCGTTGACGCGCTGTACGCCTACATCAACCCGCAGGTGGTTCACTAA